The following proteins come from a genomic window of Miscanthus floridulus cultivar M001 chromosome 2, ASM1932011v1, whole genome shotgun sequence:
- the LOC136537332 gene encoding uncharacterized protein, with translation MVSAARVSLSWQNSAANSNVSRTLSIGHSRSSCIAYAEKSRWRRPCSGSPLSVTSPSWRLSRAIRPSIASMSLGEQQMDGGGRRRSLGGATSHSSVLTMKPVARRPLRLLCALAAAAALSILLIASPPLAAHLSSLLLAFPASPYASSPKLVILLAGQSNMAGRGLALYPLPPPFRPHPRVLRLAASRRWVVAAPPLHADIDTHKACGLGPAMPFAHRLLLHAFAATDFDSDLVLGLVPCAVGEHQDLDVGQRGAAL, from the coding sequence ATGGTGTCGGCGGCACGGGTGAGCCTGAGCTGGCAGAACTCGGCGGCGAACAGCAACGTCTCCCGCACCCTGAGCATCGGGCACAGCAGGTCGTCCTGCATCGCGTACGCGGAGAAGTCACGCTGGCGGCGGCCCTGCAGCGGCTCCCCGTTGAGTGTGACCTCGCCGTCGTGGAGGCTATCGCGCGCGATCCGCCCCTCCATCGCGTCCATGAGCCTCGGCGAGCAGCAGATggatggaggaggaagaagaaggagcctCGGCGGAGCCACGAGCCACTCCTCAGTACTCACCATGAAGCCGGTGGCGCGGCGGCCGCTGCGGCTGCTGTgcgcgctggcggcggcggcagctctCTCCATCCTGCTCATCGCgtcgccgccgctcgccgcgcacctctcctcccttctccttgcATTCCCGGCCTCGCCCTACGCGAGCAGCCCCAAGCTGGTGATCCTCCTGGCCGGCCAGTCCAACATGGCCGGGCGCGGCCTGGCGCTGTACCCGCTCCCGCCTCCGTTCCGCCCGCACCCGCGGGTGCTCCGCCTCGCCGCGTCCCGGCGTTGGGTcgtcgccgcgccgccgctccaCGCCGACATCGACACCCACAAGGCCTGTGGCCTCGGCCCCGCCATGCCCTTCGcgcaccgcctcctcctccacgccttcGCCGCCACCGACTTCGACTCTGACCTCGTCCTGGGCCTCGTGCCCTGCGCTGTGGGGGAGCACCAGGATCTAGATGTGGGCCAAAGGGGAGCCGCTCTATGA
- the LOC136540302 gene encoding ubiquitin-fold modifier-conjugating enzyme 1-like, with protein MEGWDKGTKSTVGEIPLLSTRAGPRDGEAWRQRLKEEYRALIAYTSVNKAKDNDWFRIAAANPEGTRWEGTCWYVHNLRRYEFPLQFDIPVAYPQVAPEIELPTLDGKTHKMYRGGKICLTVHFKPLWAKNCPRFGIAHALCLGLAPWLAAEVPILVDSGMVKHKDDEAAPTEASASAAPPS; from the exons ATGGAGGGCTGGGACAAGGGGACCAAGAGCACGGTGGGCGAGATCCCGCTGCTGTCGACGCGCGCGGGCCCGCGGGACGGCGAGGCGTGGCGGCAGCGGCTCAAGGAGGAGTACCGCGCGCTCATCGCCTACACGTCGGTGAACAAGGCCAAGGACAACGACTGGTTCCGCATCGCCGCCGCCAACCCGGAGGGCACCCGCTGGGAGGGAACCTGCTGGTACGTCCACAACCTCCGCCGCTATGAGTTCCCGCTCCAGTTCGACATCCCCGTCGCCTACCCCCAGGTCGCCCCCGAGATCGAGCTCCCCACCCTCGACGGCAAGACCCACAAG ATGTACCGGGGTGGGAAGATCTGCCTCACCGTGCACTTCAAGCCGCTGTGGGCCAAGAACTGCCCGAGGTTCGGTATCGCGCACGCGCTGTGCCTCGGCCTCGCGCCGTGGCTCGCGGCGGAGGTCCCGATTCTGGTCGACTCGGGCATGGTGAAGCACAAGGATGACGAGGCGGCTCCGACTGAGGCATCTGCCTCTGCTGCTCCTCCTTCCTAG
- the LOC136534609 gene encoding probable mitochondrial import inner membrane translocase subunit TIM21 translates to MASRVTRLLLHRCLATAAEASARRAPRAPCAGAAVSKDVAKAEASSLKNSRWYVTRSNTSGPLTTRYECRKVFPCSVRPCASYSTQASDQKAKQEGKDLSTVEHPFDDITYNIPEKPVTFTEGASYSLVILAGLGIAGVAGYAVFKELIFEPKEYKIFGKALARIQSDSQVTSRIGHPITGYGQETRNRAARQRIPNKIWTDEDGVEHVEVNFLIRGPHGAGKVYSEMFKDNSDRTWKFTYLVVDIVSPPHAKTQLMLESYLPA, encoded by the exons ATGGCCTCCCGGGTCACGAGGCTGCTCCTGCACCGCTGCCTCGCCACCGCAGCGGAGGCCTCCGCTCGCCGCGCGCCGCGGGCTCCCTGCGCCGGCGCCGCTGTCTCCAAG GATGTTGCTAAGGCTGAAG CTTCGTCTTTGAAAAATTCAAGGTGGTACGTGACTAGGTCAAACACTTCAGGTCCTTTGACTACTCGTTATGAGTGCCGCAAAGTATTTCCTTGTTCTGTAAGGCCATGTGCATCTTACTCTACACAAGCTTCAGACCAGAAGGCAAAACAG GAAGGGAAAGACTTGTCAACTGTAGAACATCCCTTTGATGATATTACCTACAATATACCTGAGAAGCCAGTGACATTTACTGAAGGTGCTTCTTATAGTCTTGTAATTCTTGCCGGACTCGGAATTGCAGGGGTGGCTGGATATGCTGTGTTCAAAGAGCTTATATTTGAGCCAAAAGA GTACAAGATATTTGGGAAAGCTCTAGCAAGAATTCAGAGTGATAGCCAG GTCACGTCAAGGATTGGCCATCCTATTACTGGATATGGCCAGGAAACTAGAAATCGTgcagctcggcaaagaattccaaATAAGATTTGGACAGATGAGGACGGTGTTGAACATGTGGAG GTGAACTTTCTCATCCGTGGGCCACATGGAGCTGGAAAAGTGTATTCAGAGATGTTCAAAGATAATTCTGATCGGACATGGAAGTTCACATACCTCGTTGTTGATATCGTGTCACCACCACATGCAAAAACACAACTGATGTTAGAATCTTACTTACCAGCATAA
- the LOC136534600 gene encoding uncharacterized protein gives MSYDQMLSPLFSARRSAWRAAQHGGGGGGGGDAVTRQILKCTRWQLEETTDFVTCPYHYYCDSSYPGDYSAAVGVLVAAFAAYCFLSTLAFTVLDLVRGNGSSSPAAGVRGIKRKYLLPSGPFLLPLVLLALARGQRVNAVFPLAQLGPALLLLLQASALAFRNEADGDIRYAVLEASTVSGVLHASLYLDAVVLPYYTGLEALRWSRFSGECASCLCRMEPLVVGGTAVQYRGLSKTALAIIFALCSRMVCRIYGEERLSAWTRSALEAVGWVFVAADAVYLVCWVAAEGGGVGVAAYSLVAGLVFLSVFGKVYRFLAWVEARQSQWKSSLCHSTV, from the coding sequence ATGTCCTATGATCAGATGCTCTCGCCGCTTTTCAGTGCCCGGCGATCGGCGTGGAGAGCGGctcagcacggcggcggcggcggcggcggcggcgacgcagtGACGAGGCAGATACTCAAGTGCACGAGGTGGCAGCTCGAGGAGACCACCGACTTCGTCACCTGCCCCTACCACTACTACTGCGACAGCTCCTACCCGGGGGACTACTCCGCCGCCGTCGGCGTGCTCGTCGCGGCCTTCGCCGCGTACTGCTTCCTCTCTACTCTCGCGTTCACCGTCCTCGACCTCGTCCGGGGCAACGGTAGTAGCTCGCCGGCGGCCGGCGTCAGGGGCATCAAGAGGAAGTACCTGCTCCCCTCAGGCCCGTTCCTGCTCCCCCTGGTGCTGCTCGCGCTCGCCAGGGGGCAGCGGGTCAACGCCGTGTTCCCGCTCGCGCAGCTCGGCCCGGCATTGCTCCTGCTGCTCCAGGCCTCGGCGCTGGCGTTCCGGAACGAGGCCGACGGCGACATCCGGTACGCGGTGCTGGAGGCGTCCACGGTGTCCGGCGTGCTGCACGCCAGCCTGTACCTGGACGCCGTCGTGCTGCCGTACTACACGGGGCTGGAGGCGCTCCGGTGGTCCCGCTTCTCCGGGGAGTGCGCGTCGTGCCTGTGCCGGATGGAGCCCCTGGTCGTGGGCGGCACGGCGGTGCAGTACCGGGGCCTGTCCAAGACGGCGCTGGCGATCATCTTCGCGCTGTGCTCGCGGATGGTGTGCCGCATCTACGGCGAGGAGCGGCTCAGCGCGTGGACGCGGTCCGCATTGGAAGCCGTGGGCTGGGTGTTCGTGGCCGCAGATGCGGTGTACCTCGTCTGTTGGGTCGCCGCGGAGggcggcggcgtcggtgtggCGGCCTACAGCCTGGTCGCCGGGCTGGTGTTCCTGAGCGTCTTCGGCAAGGTGTACCGGTTCTTGGCGTGGGTGGAGGCGAGGCAATCGCAGTGGAAATCCAGCCTCTGCCATAGCACCGTTTGA